In the genome of Lynx canadensis isolate LIC74 chromosome X, mLynCan4.pri.v2, whole genome shotgun sequence, one region contains:
- the NCBP2L gene encoding LOW QUALITY PROTEIN: nuclear cap-binding protein subunit 2-like (The sequence of the model RefSeq protein was modified relative to this genomic sequence to represent the inferred CDS: inserted 2 bases in 2 codons), whose amino-acid sequence MDHKPLPSRRPLGTMSNNLRLLCSDPSLELSEYRDQQFGGNNDEQEKLLKESFTLXCGDLSFYTTEEQIYELFSRCGDVKNMFXGLDKIKKMACGFCFVEYHNRFEAENAMWCLNGTRLDDRIIRTDWDLGFREGRQYGHPRRGGQVRDEFHEDFNAGRGGFREAYDRREIH is encoded by the exons ATGGACCACAAGCCACTGCCCTCACGGCGCCCATTAGGCACCATGTCCAATAACCTGAGACTTCTGTGCAGCGATCCCTCCTTGGAGCTGAGCGAGTACCGGGACCAGCAGTTCGGTGGCAATAATGATGAGCAGGAGAAATTACTGAAAGAAAGCTTCACAC TATGTGGGGATCTTTCCTTTTATACTACGGAAGAGCAAATATATGAGCTCTTTAGTAGATGTGGTGATGTCAAGAATATGT ATGGCCtggataaaattaagaaaatggcaTGTGGTTTCTGTTTTGTAGAATACCATAACAGATTTGAGGCTGAAAATGCCATGTGGTGCCTAAACGGGACCCGCCTAGATGATCGTATTATCCGCACAGATTGGGATCTAGGCTTTAGAGAGGGCAGACAGTATGGCCATCCCCGACGTGGGGGCCAGGTAAGAGATGAGTTTCATGAAGATTTTAATGCTGGTAGAGGAGGCTTTAGAGAAGCTTATGACAGGAGAGAAATCCACTAA